From Quercus robur chromosome 8, dhQueRobu3.1, whole genome shotgun sequence:
CAAATAATGgttgttttgggggggggggggggggggggtggtgggttAGACAAGTTGACTCCTGAACTCACTCCTACAACAAATCTCTTTGGGCGAAAAGCACTTGTCATTGCTCAAAAACCCAACCTCTGTTATGATAAAGTTCAATCAtgaagcttttttttctttcttttttgaaaaatgctaacGAGTTCCCTTAGGGCACTGGTTAATAATCCAATTAAAGTAAGTTTTGACAtcaattttatgagaaatgaaaaaagctgtcaaaacattaattgttttttttttcttttcccataaaaactttattaaatGGATTCTTAACTAgtaccctaagggcactcgttaacatGACCCTTCTTTTTTGTATGATGGCGATTCTTGAGCTCAATAGTCAATACCCTACCATGGAAAAAGTATTCAAGGACCATAGTTAGGCCTCCAAAACAACGACACCATACTCTTGCACTCCATGGCGTTTGTGTCTATTTTTACATACCCAaaaaatgggggaaaaaaagtgTCTATTTGTACAACAGCCGAATAAGCTGAATTGTACTAATGTTTTATAAGTACATGTTTTGCGCTTTCATGAAGGTGGTTAAAATTAGGATTCAAAGCCAAACACGAACATTGTTAGAATGGAGATAGAGAATTTAGGgattctattttaatttttgatggAGACTCTTAGAACTTGATAGAGGGAAAGTCAACTGAGAGCTAAGCCCACTTTCATAATAGCCTAATaggtaaacaaataaacaaaccaaTAAGGAAATGAAGCCCCAACTGTTTCACTCGACTCCGTTTGAGATGCATATGGATCCTGAAACTTAGTGGACTTAAGCACATAACCCATCCACTTTGGGCCCAGCCGATTATTGTGTAGCAAGTGATGTCTGCAACTTACAGAAATTGACAATTCCCTATTTGATACTTTGTCCagaaaaatatatcatttttttggaGCACAAGGGAGCCTATCAGTCCTGGCTGAGTTCTTGTGATTTGTGTGAAGGCCTTGGACTTTAATTAGTGAACCTATTTGCGCTCGCCTTTATTTTATTGACAAGTTATACATGCCCTGGTGCATCTTGGATCTTAAACTCATGACCTCAATCTCCATGCTACTTTCACAAATAGTAAATGcaatttttgggaaaattaaaatagaaatcTTAGCctgtgtttgtttcacccaagAATTTGAGCCATTTTGCCTGAAAATGATTTATGCCTTGATTTTCAGTCCTAATATTTTAAGCCGCATCTACTGAACATCAACAACCCAAGTCAAGCTACAGAGCCTCAGACCATGGCAAAAACCAGCTCTCCACAACCCAACTGCTGCAGGCCCTTTTTTTAACATCATGATTTCTAGGTAGTATTGAATCAATGTTGAACTCAATAAGATCAGTACATTCTATTAGAAGCAGTGTCAAAACAAGAAACAATTAGCATGCAAAGGTACGTGGTGACAGTAATTCACAGAGAATTAAAATCTAAACTATAAGAACGGCAAAATTTCTGCAGATAGTACATCAtctgaaatataaaatatgaattactCCAAATTATACCATATGTCAGGCATTACCGATCTGGGTGTGGAATAGTCTCTTGGTTCACAGGGCCAGCCAACTGAGAGGCTCGTAGGATCAATCCATCAATGTCAACTGGGAGAAGAAGCTTTTGCCATAGACATCCTGTGGAGATGGCCTCTGGTGGTTGAATAATCATCACTATATCATTATTTCGATGCAGCATTCCGATTACAGTCACACAGCTACCTTCTTGTACATACCTGAAAAAATTTATGGGAGTTTGTAGGTCATTAGTTCTAAAGAAGAAATGCACAGAACCAGTGGAAAATTTAAGCTACCACTTGAACAAACATATTATTACCCTTCTTCAAGACGTAGTAAACGGGCTTCTTCTGAGAGGTTTCTCTCTCTTAACCATTTTCTCAGATTAGGAGATAAAATTCTGCATTGTCTGGTAGTATTCACAAGTTTGCTCTCAATGACCAAGGGAATGACTTTACTATTAGAACCAGCTTTCACTACAGCTCTGACACCAGACTTTCTATCAGTTATGTAAAAGTCAGTGGCGAACCTCTGTCAGGAGGAAAGACCAAGCAGAATAAtattaaattcaacaataatATCCAACTTTCCAAATACATAGAGGTGACAAGgattttaaattctaataaaCCATTTATAAGGTGGCTAATCTACATTTTAATATAATTGTGATATGGTGGAAGTTCTATTAATGAGAATTTCATTTCATTATGAATTTGTAGTTTGGCATTCTACCATCACTTATTTTAAggtatataattttctttttccacaaAGCATCCCCAGATATTATGATCATGTCCATACTTTTTTATATGTTGCATAATTACAAGTTAGAAGGGAAATTGCTGGGTTCTTGCCATTAGAGGGGCTGGGGGTGCAAACTCAAGCTCAACTTTAGAGTTTCCATCTAGCTGTTGCTCTCTgatcaattaaagaaaaatattcaaaagaaaataaatataatccAAATGCGGTCGGTGTCAAAGCCATGCAAAATTTTATTGCAGTAACCCAAAACATACGAAATCCATCTTACAGATTCTCTTTATATTGTCTTTTATACATCAGACAGAAGCAAGCCATACCCATCAAGCCTCTACATTAGGCTCATTTCATGTTCTATTTATGACAACATTTAATGTAACATGGTGATGCTTCAAGATAATAAAGCAATCCAAGGTAAAAACATGAGCATTATGGTACATGTTGCCTAGCagccaaaaaaatacaaacacacaaaacTTGAGCAAATAAAATAAGGAGGTCAAGGTAAATCAGCCACAAGACAAGGAAGGATAGAGATGAACTCATCTGCAAGAGGTTAGAGGTAGATGATGCAGCCATGGAAGATTGATATACAATTACTTTGCAAATTCGCCTATGCAAGAATTAAAGAATTATTTTGTGGGGTCCATGTGTGAAGTCCAATGATCCAATTGAAGTAAAACTGTAACCGTTGTGCTGTTCTAAAGGTCTAGGTATGAATATTTTAGGgttaaaacagttttttatttgagtttatattttatttgttatggtCAATTTTGGgcatatctataatttttataattcagaCAAATTAAGGGTATCATGGTATTTTGATTGAGTCTAGAATTTATTAGGAGATCTCTAGTATCTTAGGTTTTAGTACACTGGTCAAACTAGGAGTCCTAATACTACTAGTACAAAAAATATTaggtccacaacattttcacaacaaatcctaggcTGCAGGCTTTTACTTGTCGTTGAAAATGTGTTGTTAGCAGTGGGCTTAGATtataaccagtaacaacctgtcacctagattttttgtgaaaatattgtgaaagtgttgtgaaactAGCATTTCTCTACATATATATGTGCTCAATGAATTCAAAAGAGATGAAGTTGATTAATAAGATATTGACTATCTTAGTATTGAGGCACATTGGCCTTATTGTTCTTTACCTCCCTTTCTCTCCTCTttacttcttctctttcttgtgGTACTGTTCATACAGCCCTCCAACACCAAAGAATCCTCTCTTTCCCTTCTTCCTTACAACCCCAAATCAAGCCtttcttttacttatcaaaCCCTAAAACCCCACATACTTTCTTCTACCAAATAGCATAAAAGATTCATCAAAACGTAGCCAATTTCGAATTTTAACGCTTTCTTCTATAATTCTTAATCATAAATCCACAAAttctcctaaccctaaacccaccACAAACACACATAGACAAATTCCCTAATTTGTCTTATGTCAGTAGCtctaattaaaaacaaagaggaaaagtcagctaaaataattttttcttaggCAGCATAAAAATGTCCATTATAAACAAGTGGTCCAGTTCAAGTTGTAGAAGGAGAAGAGGAAGTAAGAAAATATGTAGACTGAGGTTGGAACCAGTCATCAGCCTCCTACAAGATCAATATCATATTCAATGCAATTAGGACAACCAACAATCTATTAATTCTGAGGATGGGCTGAATGGCTTAAGTGGAAGTTGTGTACCTCACAATATGCTAAACTCCATTGAAAGCATGACGTGTTAACATTCACTGGTTTCAGATCAAATCCTCTGTATTCATACAAAAAAGTAGATGCATAGATACATCTGGTAGCCTTTTCATAGGAAGATTCTAGGGAAACACTCCCACATGACGCAAGCTGAAATCATCAGAATGACAAAAGAAGGTCATCCACTGGTTAGAACATATAGCACATAATGAATGATAGATGAGAATAAAAAAGGATATTAGCATGGAAATAAACAGAATCAGCAAATATAATGGCAGTCTGCATGTTCAGAGACATGATTAATCTGCACAATTGGCAAGTCAAATAGTATTAATCTGCATAATCAGAATGTCAGATGatatacatttttttgataCATCAAAAGGTGGGGTGGGGGAATTTGAATCCTTGGATGTCTCCATTGGAAACACCAAGAGATGTCAATTGCGCTACAAGGATTTTGGCCAGAATGTCAGGTGATATAAGGCGGATACTTGGTTCAACTTCAACTAGACGCTCCTGGAAATAGCTATTTTCaacataagaaatataaaacattttctatCATAATTTCTCAATCACTTTGAAAGTCAAGATTATGAAGTCCAAGTTCCTATGCAAACCAACCTGTATGAGTGAAACATCAAActcagaaaattttaaaatagagtaattttacaaatttatttaatgtttCTAATTAAATCTTTATATAGAAACTAGAAAATGAACCCACAGACATCATCACCATTACTCAGTGCAAACTTATTGTATGAAAGATATCTGTCCCCTGGATTGTTTCTCACTAATCATCTATAGACTCATAAATAAGAAGTTTAGAATAATTCACTCATAAAGCATCAAATTCTGGAAAATAGCTTTTTCATCACATCTTCTGATCACATCCCATTAAAAAGCATAAATAAACAACCTTTgctccaaaaaaatttgttaaaagaatgaaggaaaagaaaccCAGTTTTCAGTCATAAAAAATCTTCAGTTTAGAAGACCCAGGAATGGGAAAAACTCCTGCCTGCCAAGACCAATTGATTTATCTGGTTTGGCTAAgatgatttatttttcttctttttacccccccccccccccattcttttgtgaaacaaaaacaacagtAACATTGGACTATACTATAGCTTCTTTTTTACATTCTTCAACAACAACAGTATCTGTAGTGGATTGTTAATAAAAGAGTGACTAAATTTTATGCTGGCCGTCAATCTGCCACGATCCCCCTCCTTTTCCAGCTTGAGATTGgctatgaataaaatatatgacAATAAGCACAGAAACAGACAGAGTTTTCACTTTTACATTCTTATgttccattttgtttttttaatagcaGTCCATTAGAAGGAAAGTTTTTCCAAGTCCCTTATTTTACCACCATTTCTTTCcacataaaataataacaaactaATAATTACAATCGTGAAAGAGAGGGACcagtgaaaataaaaaacaaagtttaacaaTACCCATGATTGGTGCTAAGGAAAtgcatacaatatatatattttttgctttctATTTTTGACAGAAGTTTCACACCCTGATGGGTTTTACATCTCTTTTCCTACGAAACCAACCATAAAAActtccaattttgtttttcttctatgTCCCTCtaattttctcagcaaccaaccATACCCCAAAACCATTCCACCTAAAATAGAAACGATGCAGTAGCACTACAGAGAAAATCAAGACGAAcccattaatttattataaaaaagaaaaccaagcaagcaattaaaataagaaaaaaaaaaagagagagagagacaaggaAATGGTAGGCTTACCCCAGTGATCTTAACAAGCTGTCCATGGCGAGCGAGTCTAAGGTCAGAGTCAGGAAGAGAGCGAACGAAGAAGAGAATAGCAGTCTTGGAGTTCCAGTTAAGCGTGTTCCAGAGAATGAAAGCGAGGAGCAGAGCCGAGAGCGCAagcaaagagaggaagaagacgGCGTTGTGAACAACCACGAATATGAATATGGACACAGAGAGTCCCAGAAGGAACAGTGCTATCACAATGTAGAGAAACACACGAGGAATGGGATTGCAGCTACAGCAATGGTGGTCTGAGTCTCTCACGGTAGTTGCATTTGAGATTGAGAGGTCGTTCATCACTGTgagtctgtgtgtgtgtgtgtgtgtctctctctctctcactcactgtGACTGTGACCCTTTACTCATTAGTCtctgttgagagagagagtcacatTCTGATTTCTGAGAGAAAGGGATGGAAGTCAAACCTCTCTGCTGGTTGCCACTTATATATTACCCACTTGACAAATCACAACCCCTCAGTAAACGGCAGATATTTGTTGCCGTTTTTATAAGCCTTTGCTCCATCTAGTCtagatcttttttcttttcttttttcttttttaagataaagtagaatttctaaTTATGGTATCTGTTCCAtgataattactttttattatcaagAAACTAATTGATTTTGAGAAGTGTTACTTTTCACAACATTCTTGTAATAAATCATAGGTGAtgagttgttattagttttagtttaaacttactattgaaaatatttttttcctatcaaTAATAACACGTAACAATCTATCACTtataaaagtattatgaaaatgttgtgaacataatatttctcattagtttacaagaaattttttcaattaagctaactggaactcacttattttgtctttctttttgcttttctatCCTTTATtagaaatcttcttctttttttttaaattatacaacaaaaatACTCTTTTACCATTAATTTTATATGCAATAATTGGTATCCAACATCTTATtatcaaagaataaaaaaaataaaaatctaaatcttATTATCAAGTATTAAGTAAtttcgcaaaaaaaaaaaaaaaaaaaaaaaaccttgttgTCATTCACAATGGCAATCCAAAATAAATCACCAATTTGATTTCTTAAATATAGTTAAAACATTATATATCAATAAATATCATCTAGATTTCATAATCCAAAAATTAACCTgataaaaatttgacatttatATGATAGACATTACAAATAGGctataattttagtatttttcattttaaaaaataccgCCATTGTGATGAATTTATTGGTATAGTTTATACTAAGCTTTCGTTTGGGAGAagagaatagaatggaatgaaaagaataattttataatattctttcattcctttgtttgagagttttaatatAGGGAAAGGAAAGTTtattcccttatttgggagtttaaatGGGGGGAAATTGAATAGGTATGAGAGAATACACATTCCTc
This genomic window contains:
- the LOC126696815 gene encoding uncharacterized membrane protein At1g16860-like, with protein sequence MNDLSISNATTVRDSDHHCCSCNPIPRVFLYIVIALFLLGLSVSIFIFVVVHNAVFFLSLLALSALLLAFILWNTLNWNSKTAILFFVRSLPDSDLRLARHGQLVKITGLASCGSVSLESSYEKATRCIYASTFLYEYRGFDLKPVNVNTSCFQWSLAYCERFATDFYITDRKSGVRAVVKAGSNSKVIPLVIESKLVNTTRQCRILSPNLRKWLRERNLSEEARLLRLEEGYVQEGSCVTVIGMLHRNNDIVMIIQPPEAISTGCLWQKLLLPVDIDGLILRASQLAGPVNQETIPHPDR